The Rhodocytophaga rosea genome has a segment encoding these proteins:
- the recF gene encoding DNA replication/repair protein RecF (All proteins in this family for which functions are known are DNA-binding proteins that assist the filamentation of RecA onto DNA for the initiation of recombination or recombinational repair.), whose product MYLEKINLLNFKNYEEISLTFCPQVNCIVGNNGSGKTNLLDAIHYLSLTKSAFNILDGQSIRHEASFFMIDGRFCVADKHYQITCSLKSGQRKIVMSDKKAYERLSEHIGRFPVVLIAPDDTDLVREGGELRRKFFDGMISQIDNQYLNDLIQYNLILKQRNGLLKQFFERNYYDKELLETYNMPLLEAGRKIHFRRQEFMENYVKRFQHHYRNLTESQEEVDLVYESELFEEDFEYEFFFATKRDLQAQRTTKGVHKDDFIFEINRFELKKFGSQGQQKSFVIALKLAQFDVILENKGIKPILLLDDIFDKLDDLRINKLMEMIASGTFGQLFITDARPERTRKIFEQISTESCIFQTGSPDLKV is encoded by the coding sequence ATGTATCTTGAAAAAATCAATCTGCTGAATTTCAAAAACTATGAAGAAATCTCCCTTACATTTTGCCCGCAGGTGAACTGTATTGTAGGCAATAATGGAAGCGGCAAAACCAACCTGCTGGATGCTATTCATTATTTATCACTTACCAAAAGTGCTTTTAATATTCTGGATGGTCAGAGTATACGCCATGAAGCTAGCTTCTTTATGATCGATGGTCGCTTTTGTGTAGCCGATAAACACTACCAGATTACCTGTAGCCTGAAAAGTGGACAGCGCAAAATAGTAATGTCGGATAAAAAAGCCTATGAACGTTTGAGTGAACATATTGGCCGTTTTCCGGTCGTGCTCATTGCACCGGATGATACTGATCTGGTCCGGGAAGGAGGAGAACTGAGACGTAAGTTTTTCGATGGCATGATTTCGCAGATTGATAATCAATACCTGAATGATTTGATCCAATACAATCTCATTCTAAAACAGCGCAATGGTTTGTTAAAACAATTTTTCGAGCGTAATTATTACGATAAAGAATTATTGGAAACCTATAATATGCCTTTGCTGGAAGCCGGGCGGAAAATTCATTTCCGAAGGCAGGAGTTTATGGAGAATTATGTAAAGCGATTTCAGCATCATTACCGCAATCTTACCGAAAGCCAGGAAGAAGTAGATCTGGTATATGAATCCGAATTATTTGAAGAAGATTTTGAATACGAATTCTTTTTTGCCACCAAACGCGATCTGCAGGCACAACGTACCACCAAAGGCGTACATAAAGATGATTTTATCTTTGAGATCAACCGTTTTGAGCTGAAAAAATTTGGCTCGCAGGGGCAGCAAAAATCCTTTGTGATCGCACTAAAACTAGCCCAGTTTGACGTTATCCTGGAAAATAAAGGCATCAAACCGATTTTATTACTGGATGATATTTTCGATAAACTGGACGATCTGAGGATCAATAAATTAATGGAGATGATTGCCAGTGGTACCTTCGGTCAGTTATTTATTACGGATGCCAGACCTGAAAGAACCAGGAAAATTTTTGAGCAGATATCAACGGAATCCTGTATCTTTCAAACCGGAAGTCCAGACCTGAAGGTCTGA
- the pdhA gene encoding pyruvate dehydrogenase (acetyl-transferring) E1 component subunit alpha, producing MASVKEKSPAKAKPASKKSSEMKYSKETYMYWYESMQLMRKFEEKAGQLYGQQKIRGFCHLYIGQEACASGAKTALTKDDKWITAYRDHGIPLALGTSPNAVMAELFAKQTGSSKGKGGSMHIFDKEVNFMGGHGIVGAQIPLGAGIGFAEMYNKTKNLSICYMGDGAVRQGAFHETLNMAMLWKIPVIFVIENNGYAMGTSVKRSSNVSELYTLGEAYDMPSEPVDAMNVEAVHEAVARAAERARAGEGPTLLEFRTYRYKGHSMSDPMKYRTREEVEEYKLRDPIEQVRKTILEKGIATEDDLAAIDARIKQQVDESVKFAEESPYPAPEEAFKDVYVQKDYPFIKD from the coding sequence ATGGCGAGCGTTAAAGAAAAGTCTCCGGCCAAAGCAAAACCGGCATCCAAAAAATCCTCCGAAATGAAATATTCCAAAGAAACGTACATGTACTGGTACGAATCCATGCAGCTAATGCGGAAATTTGAAGAGAAAGCAGGTCAACTCTATGGCCAACAAAAGATCAGAGGATTCTGCCATTTGTATATCGGACAAGAAGCCTGTGCTTCAGGTGCCAAAACAGCTCTTACTAAAGATGACAAATGGATAACCGCTTACCGGGATCATGGCATTCCACTGGCATTGGGTACCAGCCCAAATGCAGTAATGGCTGAATTGTTTGCCAAGCAGACTGGTTCTTCCAAAGGCAAAGGTGGTTCTATGCACATTTTCGATAAGGAAGTAAACTTTATGGGAGGTCATGGTATTGTAGGCGCACAAATTCCGCTGGGGGCAGGTATCGGATTTGCAGAGATGTATAATAAAACTAAAAACCTGTCTATTTGCTATATGGGCGATGGTGCTGTACGTCAGGGTGCTTTTCACGAAACGCTCAATATGGCGATGTTGTGGAAGATTCCGGTAATATTTGTTATTGAAAATAATGGATATGCCATGGGAACTTCTGTAAAGCGAAGCTCCAATGTAAGTGAATTATATACACTTGGCGAAGCATATGATATGCCTTCTGAACCTGTAGACGCAATGAATGTAGAAGCTGTTCATGAAGCGGTTGCCAGAGCTGCTGAAAGAGCCAGAGCTGGCGAAGGTCCTACCTTACTGGAATTCAGGACGTACCGCTACAAAGGCCACTCTATGTCTGACCCAATGAAATACCGGACCAGAGAGGAAGTGGAAGAATACAAACTCAGAGATCCTATTGAACAAGTGCGGAAGACAATTCTGGAAAAAGGAATTGCAACTGAAGACGACCTGGCAGCCATTGATGCTAGGATCAAACAGCAGGTAGATGAATCGGTAAAATTTGCAGAAGAGTCTCCTTATCCGGCACCGGAAGAAGCATTCAAAGATGTATACGTTCAGAAAGACTACCCATTTATAAAAGATTAA